Proteins co-encoded in one Candidatus Thiodictyon syntrophicum genomic window:
- a CDS encoding toll/interleukin-1 receptor domain-containing protein: MTATENRVFLSHASADDALVRTLQQRLQDLG, translated from the coding sequence ATGACCGCCACCGAGAACCGGGTCTTCCTCTCCCACGCCTCCGCCGACGACGCCCTGGTGCGGACCCTCCAGCAACGCCTCCAGGACCTGGGGTAG
- a CDS encoding DUF779 domain-containing protein, translated as MSDPTPVPRVIATESAARLIAELQAEHGPLLFHQSGGCCDGSSPMCFAQGDFLVGDQDVLLGEIAGAPFYIGRPQFAVWRHTQLIIDVVPGRGGMFSLENGRAVRFHTRSRLFNDAESAQLAAAEPQSGAQDPGWTVLPTRS; from the coding sequence ATGAGCGATCCCACCCCAGTCCCCAGAGTCATCGCCACCGAGTCGGCCGCCCGCCTGATCGCGGAACTCCAGGCCGAGCACGGCCCGCTGCTCTTCCACCAATCCGGCGGCTGCTGCGACGGCTCCTCCCCCATGTGCTTCGCCCAAGGCGATTTCCTGGTCGGCGACCAGGATGTCCTGCTGGGCGAGATCGCCGGCGCGCCCTTCTATATCGGCCGGCCCCAATTCGCCGTCTGGCGCCATACCCAGCTCATCATCGATGTCGTCCCCGGCCGCGGCGGCATGTTCTCGCTGGAGAACGGGCGGGCAGTCCGCTTTCACACCCGCTCGCGCCTATTCAACGATGCGGAGTCCGCCCAACTCGCGGCGGCCGAGCCGCAGTCGGGAGCGCAAGACCCGGGTTGGACGGTCCTTCCCACGCGATCCTGA
- a CDS encoding toll/interleukin-1 receptor domain-containing protein, producing the protein MIRQAIEDADAYAILISPAALQSEWVHRELRHAIEVRNRRARSGGAGRLGRLLLRLTGRTGKGRAGGVDYPIIPLSLDGTRLLALKDLLGATPLYCALSGAPGGVEAALDAILVALGRRLPADRPATAAPPDEPLEELVLELTDLRFHEADGLRPAGL; encoded by the coding sequence GTGATCAGGCAGGCGATCGAGGATGCGGACGCCTATGCGATCCTCATCAGCCCGGCCGCGTTGCAGTCGGAATGGGTGCACCGGGAGCTGCGACATGCCATCGAGGTCCGCAACCGCCGCGCCCGCTCGGGCGGCGCGGGCCGGCTCGGCCGCCTGCTGCTGCGCCTGACCGGCCGCACGGGCAAGGGCCGGGCGGGCGGGGTGGACTACCCGATCATCCCGCTCTCACTGGACGGCACCCGACTGCTCGCATTGAAGGACCTGCTCGGCGCGACGCCGCTCTACTGCGCGCTCAGCGGCGCACCCGGCGGGGTCGAGGCGGCGCTCGACGCTATCCTGGTCGCGCTCGGCCGACGCCTGCCGGCCGACCGGCCCGCGACGGCGGCGCCGCCGGACGAGCCACTGGAGGAACTGGTCCTGGAACTGACCGACCTGCGCTTCCACGAGGCCGACGGCCTGCGCCCGGCTGGTCTATGA
- a CDS encoding nitrogen fixation protein NifQ, which produces MTTPPLPKVPAHDAAGPVPAPPIGDGRSLLAAARDPREALTLAFAGVIGRALDAGRRPLIRGLAEADFQRLLAAFFPGAALRNGDPGQAPPDEFDELLELLLESRREPSETLTWLSHAIAAAAMRDNHLWQDLGLPNRPLLSHLMATCFPALAALNVGDMKWKKFFYRQLCERAAVPICKSPNCADCVDVADCFGHGEDAAPRP; this is translated from the coding sequence ATGACCACCCCGCCCCTCCCCAAGGTACCCGCCCACGACGCCGCCGGGCCCGTGCCGGCGCCCCCGATCGGTGATGGCCGGTCCCTCCTGGCCGCGGCCCGCGATCCGCGGGAGGCGCTGACGCTGGCCTTCGCGGGGGTCATCGGGCGCGCGCTGGACGCCGGTCGGCGACCGCTGATCCGCGGGTTGGCCGAAGCAGACTTTCAGCGGCTCCTGGCCGCCTTCTTCCCGGGGGCGGCGCTGCGCAACGGCGACCCCGGGCAGGCGCCGCCGGACGAGTTCGACGAACTCCTGGAACTGCTGCTGGAGTCTCGCCGCGAGCCGAGCGAGACGCTCACCTGGCTGAGCCACGCCATCGCCGCCGCGGCGATGCGCGACAACCATCTGTGGCAGGACCTGGGGCTGCCGAACCGGCCCCTGCTCTCCCACCTCATGGCGACCTGTTTTCCCGCGCTGGCCGCGCTCAACGTCGGCGACATGAAATGGAAAAAGTTCTTCTATCGCCAACTCTGCGAGCGCGCCGCGGTGCCCATCTGCAAGTCACCCAATTGTGCGGACTGCGTAGACGTTGCGGACTGCTTCGGGCATGGGGAGGACGCTGCGCCTCGGCCCTGA
- a CDS encoding zinc-binding metallopeptidase family protein has product MRTFACQACGQAVYFENWCCNQCGATLGFVPDALLLTALEEDADGFWTPLPASSALKRPGLLARFLSRRPEPPTTAIAGRRYRKCGNYEQHNVCNWMVSAESGADLCPACRPNRTIPNLGRPGNPQKWYRVERGKRRLFYGLLRLGLPVLSRDEDPEHGLAFDFLSAQDAPPDQPVLTGHADGLITLNLAEADSVKRERIRVDLDETYRTLVGHFRHEIGHYYWDLLIRDGGRLADFRALFGDEREDYGEALEAHYRDGPPTDWQDRYITTYASSHPWENWAETWAHYLHIVDTLETAAHFGIEVEWRLPDGSCRSADPEFDPYTIADFAPIIENWLPLTFAVNSLNRSMGQQDLYPFVLPQAAIDRLAYIHRVVREGRDQH; this is encoded by the coding sequence ATGCGGACCTTCGCCTGCCAAGCCTGCGGCCAGGCCGTCTATTTCGAGAACTGGTGCTGCAATCAATGCGGCGCGACCCTGGGCTTCGTGCCGGATGCCTTGCTTCTCACGGCGTTGGAGGAGGACGCGGACGGCTTCTGGACGCCGCTGCCCGCGAGTTCCGCACTGAAACGCCCGGGGCTGCTGGCGCGGTTCCTGTCCCGCCGGCCGGAGCCGCCGACAACGGCAATCGCGGGCCGGCGCTACCGCAAGTGCGGCAACTATGAGCAGCACAATGTCTGCAACTGGATGGTGTCGGCGGAATCGGGCGCGGACCTGTGCCCCGCCTGTCGGCCCAACCGCACCATCCCGAATCTGGGCCGCCCGGGCAATCCGCAGAAGTGGTATCGCGTCGAACGCGGCAAGCGCCGGCTGTTCTATGGGCTGCTGCGGCTCGGGCTGCCGGTGCTCAGTCGGGATGAGGACCCCGAACACGGCCTGGCCTTCGACTTCCTCTCCGCCCAGGATGCCCCGCCCGATCAGCCGGTTCTGACCGGTCACGCCGATGGGCTCATCACGCTCAACCTCGCGGAGGCGGACTCGGTGAAGCGCGAGCGCATCCGGGTGGACCTGGACGAGACCTACCGCACCCTGGTCGGGCACTTTCGCCACGAGATCGGTCACTACTATTGGGACCTGCTGATCCGCGACGGCGGGCGCCTCGCGGACTTCCGCGCACTCTTCGGCGATGAGCGGGAGGACTACGGCGAGGCCCTGGAGGCCCATTACCGCGATGGCCCGCCGACGGACTGGCAGGACCGCTATATCACGACCTACGCGAGCAGCCACCCCTGGGAAAACTGGGCCGAGACCTGGGCGCACTATCTGCACATCGTCGACACCCTGGAGACCGCCGCCCATTTCGGCATCGAGGTGGAGTGGCGGCTGCCCGACGGCAGTTGTCGCAGCGCCGACCCCGAGTTCGACCCCTACACCATCGCCGACTTCGCGCCCATCATCGAGAACTGGCTGCCGCTGACCTTCGCGGTCAACAGCCTCAACCGCAGCATGGGCCAGCAGGACCTCTATCCCTTCGTCCTGCCCCAGGCGGCGATCGATCGGCTTGCCTATATCCACCGGGTGGTGCGGGAGGGGCGCGATCAGCACTGA
- the modD gene encoding ModD protein → MIAHPPQFRPEDTTLTPSTPPVLADHELHRLLAEDTPFGDLTTDSLGISAHPGTIRFFARDPMVVCGVEEAVRLFALCGAQVRLLVPSGAVVPTETLLLEATGSAGALHRGWKTAQTLVEWCSGIATSAAAIVAAARRGDPGALVAGTRKNVPGNRALAAKGFRAGGAVMHRLGLSETLLVFAEHRLFLGAEPPARTLARLRGQCPEKRVVVEVHGLQEALVWAGADVLQLEKCTPQTVAEVVAALAAAGSTALVAAAGGINARNAEDYARAGARLLVTTAPHLAAPRDVQVRFER, encoded by the coding sequence ATGATCGCGCACCCGCCCCAGTTCAGACCCGAGGATACCACCCTGACCCCATCGACACCGCCGGTCCTCGCGGACCACGAACTGCACCGCCTGCTCGCCGAGGACACGCCCTTCGGGGACCTCACCACCGATTCGCTCGGGATCAGCGCCCACCCCGGCACCATCCGCTTCTTCGCCCGCGACCCGATGGTGGTCTGCGGGGTCGAGGAGGCGGTGCGGCTCTTCGCATTGTGCGGGGCCCAGGTCCGGCTGCTGGTCCCCTCGGGGGCTGTAGTACCGACCGAGACCCTGCTGCTGGAGGCGACCGGCAGCGCCGGCGCACTGCATCGCGGCTGGAAGACCGCCCAGACCCTGGTCGAATGGTGCTCCGGGATCGCGACCAGCGCCGCCGCCATCGTCGCCGCCGCCCGGCGCGGTGACCCAGGGGCTCTGGTGGCCGGTACGCGCAAGAATGTCCCGGGCAATCGCGCCCTGGCGGCCAAGGGCTTCCGCGCCGGGGGCGCGGTGATGCACCGGCTGGGGCTTTCCGAGACCCTGCTGGTCTTCGCCGAACACCGGTTGTTTCTGGGGGCCGAGCCCCCCGCGCGGACCCTGGCGCGGCTGCGCGGCCAGTGTCCGGAGAAGCGGGTGGTGGTGGAGGTCCACGGGTTGCAGGAGGCCTTGGTCTGGGCCGGGGCGGACGTGCTGCAACTGGAGAAGTGTACGCCGCAGACGGTCGCGGAGGTCGTGGCCGCGCTCGCCGCCGCCGGCTCCACGGCCCTGGTCGCCGCGGCCGGCGGTATCAATGCCCGCAATGCCGAGGACTATGCCCGCGCCGGTGCCCGGCTGCTGGTCACCACGGCCCCTCACCTGGCCGCCCCGCGGGACGTACAGGTACGCTTCGAGCGGTGA
- the adh gene encoding aldehyde dehydrogenase, with protein MIYANPGQPGSKITFKKRYDNFIGGRWTPPAKGAYFENVSPVNGKGFCEVARSSAEDIEAALDAAHAAREGWGKTPAAERANILVKIAQRMEDNLELLAVAETWDNGKPVRETLAADLPLAIDHFRYFAGCIRAQEGSLSEIDETTVAYHFHEPLGVVGQIIPWNFPLLMATWKLAPVIAAGNCVVLKPAEQTPVGILVWAELIGDLLPPGVLNIVNGFGLEAGKPLASSPRIAKIAFTGETTTGRLIMQYAAQNLIPVTLELGGKSPNIFFDDVCAADDDFFDKAVEGFVMFALNQGEVCTCPSRALIQESIYDRFMAKALARVKAIKQGNPLDTDTMLGAQASSEQREKILSYFEIGRQEGAEVLTGGAAANLGGDLEGGYYIQPTVFLGNNRMRIFQEEIFGPVVSVTTFKDEAEALHLANDTLYGLGSGVWSRDAGRCFRMGRGIHAGRVWTNCYHAYPAHAAFGGYKQSGIGRETHRMMLDHYQQTKNLLVSYSPKALGFF; from the coding sequence ATGATCTACGCCAATCCCGGCCAACCCGGCTCCAAGATCACCTTCAAGAAGCGCTACGACAACTTTATCGGCGGGCGCTGGACGCCCCCGGCCAAGGGCGCCTATTTCGAGAATGTCTCCCCGGTCAACGGCAAGGGCTTCTGCGAGGTGGCACGCTCCAGTGCCGAGGACATCGAGGCCGCACTCGACGCCGCCCACGCCGCCCGCGAGGGCTGGGGCAAGACCCCGGCCGCAGAGCGCGCCAACATCCTGGTCAAGATCGCCCAGCGCATGGAGGACAACCTGGAGCTGCTGGCCGTGGCCGAGACCTGGGACAACGGCAAGCCGGTGCGCGAGACCCTGGCCGCGGACCTGCCGCTGGCCATCGACCACTTCCGCTATTTCGCCGGCTGCATCCGCGCCCAGGAAGGTTCGCTGTCGGAGATCGACGAGACCACCGTCGCCTACCACTTCCATGAGCCGCTGGGCGTGGTCGGCCAGATCATCCCCTGGAACTTCCCGCTCCTGATGGCGACTTGGAAGCTCGCCCCGGTGATCGCCGCCGGCAACTGCGTGGTGCTCAAGCCCGCCGAACAGACCCCGGTCGGTATCCTGGTGTGGGCCGAGTTGATCGGGGATCTCCTGCCCCCCGGGGTCCTCAATATCGTCAACGGCTTTGGCCTGGAGGCCGGCAAGCCGCTGGCGTCGAGCCCGCGCATTGCCAAGATCGCCTTCACCGGTGAGACCACCACCGGCCGGCTGATCATGCAGTACGCGGCACAGAACCTGATCCCGGTCACGCTCGAACTGGGCGGCAAGTCGCCCAACATCTTCTTCGACGATGTCTGTGCCGCCGACGACGACTTCTTCGACAAGGCGGTCGAGGGCTTCGTCATGTTCGCGCTCAACCAGGGCGAGGTCTGTACCTGCCCCAGCCGCGCCCTGATCCAGGAGTCGATCTACGACCGTTTCATGGCCAAGGCCCTGGCCCGGGTCAAGGCGATCAAGCAGGGGAACCCGCTCGACACCGACACCATGCTCGGCGCCCAGGCATCCAGCGAACAGCGCGAGAAGATCCTGAGCTACTTCGAGATCGGTCGCCAGGAAGGGGCCGAGGTCCTGACCGGCGGGGCCGCGGCCAACCTGGGCGGTGATCTGGAGGGCGGCTATTACATCCAGCCGACCGTGTTCCTGGGCAACAACCGGATGCGCATCTTCCAGGAGGAGATCTTCGGCCCCGTGGTCTCGGTCACCACCTTCAAGGACGAGGCCGAGGCCCTGCACCTCGCCAACGACACCCTCTACGGCCTGGGCTCCGGGGTCTGGAGCCGCGATGCCGGGCGCTGCTTCCGCATGGGCCGCGGCATCCACGCCGGCCGCGTCTGGACCAACTGCTACCACGCCTACCCGGCCCACGCCGCCTTCGGCGGCTACAAGCAGTCCGGCATCGGGCGCGAGACCCACCGCATGATGCTCGACCACTACCAGCAGACCAAGAACCTGCTCGTGAGCTACAGCCCCAAGGCACTGGGCTTCTTCTAG
- a CDS encoding AAA family ATPase, which translates to MIRSLEFDGYRGFPCRRQYDRSQPFQRLDLAPLTLLIGRNNAGKTSVATLLYQVLGGLAGISKEALPLTVGGSPVAECFQDLLPARDLSAFLELAVSIATKSGLHRLETILYLRSLLDDDPRPRARHVGWDGADYPAPDGPLECFPIPEVPEQTAVRDEARQILQASVWLGPLRERVPEIPSRHGHNPQTPTIGPSGQGVTELLAEDETVFGEVSTWLAANAGLSLRWEKNLDLWRLQTTRGVARSVPITQVGTGVHQLLPVLTLAKWRNRNANPRPFIDVVQQPELHLHDALHSMLGDLFLDVARTGVGITVVETHAEGLLLRVRRRIAESEGEIPPELVALYYIDDAPDGSTLRRIRILETGEVDYWPPGVFLESYEEVKALRRAQRLKGH; encoded by the coding sequence ATGATCCGTTCCCTTGAGTTTGATGGCTACAGAGGCTTTCCCTGCCGTCGCCAATACGATCGCAGCCAGCCATTTCAGCGGCTGGACCTCGCGCCGCTAACCCTCCTGATTGGGCGGAACAACGCGGGCAAGACCAGCGTCGCCACCTTGCTTTACCAGGTGCTGGGCGGTTTGGCCGGCATCAGTAAAGAGGCGCTGCCCCTGACGGTAGGAGGCAGTCCTGTGGCCGAGTGTTTTCAGGACTTGCTACCCGCGCGGGATTTAAGTGCGTTCCTGGAACTTGCAGTGTCCATTGCGACCAAGAGTGGTCTGCACCGGCTGGAAACGATCCTATACCTTCGTAGTTTGCTGGACGACGACCCGCGCCCCCGGGCCCGTCACGTTGGATGGGACGGGGCGGATTACCCCGCTCCCGACGGCCCCCTTGAGTGTTTTCCGATCCCTGAAGTTCCCGAGCAAACCGCAGTGCGCGATGAGGCCAGGCAGATATTGCAGGCCAGTGTGTGGCTCGGTCCCTTGCGTGAACGGGTGCCTGAAATTCCGTCTCGGCATGGGCACAATCCCCAGACCCCCACGATAGGACCGTCGGGTCAGGGCGTGACAGAACTCCTGGCCGAGGATGAAACGGTCTTCGGTGAGGTCTCGACTTGGCTTGCCGCGAACGCCGGCCTATCCCTGCGTTGGGAGAAGAACCTCGACCTCTGGCGCTTGCAGACGACGCGCGGCGTTGCCCGCAGCGTTCCGATCACCCAAGTGGGTACCGGCGTGCATCAGTTGCTCCCGGTGTTGACGCTCGCCAAGTGGCGGAATCGGAATGCCAACCCAAGGCCGTTTATCGATGTTGTCCAGCAGCCGGAGTTGCATCTGCATGATGCACTGCATTCGATGCTCGGCGACCTCTTTCTGGACGTCGCCCGTACCGGTGTCGGAATCACTGTCGTGGAAACCCATGCCGAGGGCTTACTGTTGCGGGTGCGTCGGCGTATTGCCGAGAGCGAGGGCGAGATACCGCCGGAGCTGGTGGCGCTCTACTACATTGATGACGCACCGGACGGCAGCACGCTCCGTCGTATCCGCATCCTTGAGACGGGCGAGGTCGATTACTG
- a CDS encoding tetratricopeptide repeat protein: protein MFQGARPTRVRRRLPNTRVLEVPAVATPIRILLVSARPEDEACGYIDHRVSALPLVDAMEDLGGLVDLQILEPATLPALRAALNRAQDARAPFHVVHFDGHGTYDRQVGLGGLCFEDPRDGAQLERRRHSTVYTDALGPLLRDHRIPLVFLEACQSAEAQRASESVASELLKVGVASVVAMSHSVLVETARRFVLAFYAALAAGRRVGDAMLAGQCALKDDDFRGTLLGAGDLRLEDWFVPVLFQEKADPRLFTAAAARVRADLKLALRGRLGAVPAPPETGFIGRSRDLLALERLLSRGRWAVIRGQGGEGKTVLAAELALWLVRTRRVERAAFVSVERHGRVGAVLDAIGRQLVGADYSVAAFKDLELAILPVERALVERSTLLVIDNMESVLLPPFIARDTPPALTEEARLDLTAILALCARLAAQGETRLVFTSRESLPAPFAAADHRRELHRLDREDAVRLVEKALGRETGGAGAAAEAARTAIEQLVESVHGHARTLALLAPALRDRGVEATHRSLVELMVEMERRFSGEREQSVFAGVELSLRRMSAANRERALVLGVFHGGVQLVVLRLMMGWEEAECAALGDELIGTGLATADPYNHLTLNPALCPYLRRRLDPARLESLTAGWGRAMGQYVGFLEQQQHQNTEVAATLTGLELPNLFALLDQVRAAGDAAATIDLTTSLYSLLRWLGRPRLLGLVGQVRDAAALALGDGSTHAGFEAQRTRIEQQLAAGRLREALAGAETLLQRARAAGVGAYPGADYDLAMACFLLARVLETAGGAEPALPLLAEARQGFESISRVRDEKAAEGMTSACITERGDCLLSLGRLDEAATAYEEGICRDEQRGADRDVAIGKLQLGTVRLQQGRYPEALAAYADARERFTQLDEPGTVATAWHQTGMASQEAGEPEAAEDAYRNSLAIEVRLGDVAGQADTLGQLGNLYNDVLDRPEEAVAFYRQAADKYVEIGDPAKEGAARNNLALALRGLRRFDEARREVRRAIECKAPFGHASEHWTTWGILADLETDAGDPGAAAEARGKAIDAYLAYRRDGGENHDGPGRLALAVTQPLLAGDPAAAASLLQQFAARPALPEALRPFIQSLQAICSGSRDRALAATPGLDYTMAAECLLLIETLEAAGR from the coding sequence CTGTTCCAGGGCGCCCGCCCCACCCGCGTGCGCCGCCGGCTGCCCAACACCCGGGTGCTGGAGGTGCCGGCGGTCGCCACCCCGATCCGCATTTTGCTGGTCAGCGCACGTCCGGAGGACGAGGCCTGCGGGTACATCGACCACCGTGTCAGCGCCTTGCCGCTGGTGGATGCGATGGAGGACCTGGGCGGGTTGGTCGATCTCCAGATCCTCGAGCCGGCGACCTTGCCGGCCCTGCGCGCGGCTTTGAATCGCGCGCAGGATGCGCGCGCCCCTTTCCATGTGGTCCACTTCGACGGCCACGGCACCTACGACCGCCAGGTCGGACTCGGCGGACTCTGCTTCGAGGACCCGCGCGACGGCGCCCAGTTGGAGCGGCGCCGCCACAGCACCGTCTACACCGACGCGCTTGGGCCGCTGCTGCGCGACCACCGCATCCCGCTCGTCTTCCTGGAGGCCTGCCAGAGCGCCGAGGCCCAGCGTGCCTCCGAATCGGTCGCCTCCGAACTGCTCAAGGTCGGGGTCGCCTCGGTGGTCGCCATGAGCCACTCGGTCCTGGTCGAGACCGCGCGGCGCTTCGTCCTCGCCTTCTATGCCGCCCTGGCCGCCGGCCGGCGGGTCGGCGACGCCATGCTCGCCGGCCAGTGCGCGCTCAAGGACGACGACTTCCGCGGCACCCTCCTGGGCGCCGGGGACCTGCGGCTGGAGGACTGGTTCGTCCCGGTGCTCTTTCAGGAGAAGGCCGACCCGCGGCTGTTCACCGCTGCGGCGGCGCGGGTCCGGGCGGATCTCAAGCTCGCGCTCCGCGGCCGGCTCGGTGCGGTCCCCGCGCCGCCGGAGACGGGGTTTATCGGGCGCAGTCGGGACCTGCTGGCGCTGGAGCGGTTGTTGAGCCGGGGACGCTGGGCGGTGATCCGCGGTCAGGGCGGGGAGGGCAAGACCGTGCTCGCCGCCGAACTGGCGCTGTGGCTGGTGCGCACCCGGCGGGTCGAGCGCGCCGCCTTCGTATCGGTCGAGCGCCACGGGCGGGTGGGCGCCGTGCTCGATGCCATCGGTCGGCAGCTCGTCGGGGCGGACTATTCGGTCGCGGCCTTCAAGGACCTGGAGCTTGCGATCCTGCCGGTCGAGCGGGCTCTGGTCGAGCGCTCCACCCTGCTCGTGATCGACAACATGGAGAGCGTCCTGCTGCCGCCCTTCATCGCCCGGGACACCCCGCCCGCCCTGACCGAGGAGGCGCGCCTGGACCTCACCGCCATCCTGGCCCTCTGCGCCCGGCTCGCGGCCCAGGGCGAGACCCGGCTCGTCTTCACCAGCCGCGAGTCACTGCCCGCGCCCTTCGCCGCCGCGGACCACCGGCGCGAGCTGCACCGGCTCGACCGCGAGGATGCCGTCCGGTTGGTGGAAAAGGCGCTCGGGCGCGAGACCGGCGGGGCGGGCGCCGCCGCGGAGGCCGCACGCACCGCGATCGAACAGTTGGTCGAGTCCGTCCACGGCCACGCCCGCACCCTGGCCCTGCTCGCCCCCGCGCTGCGCGACCGGGGTGTCGAGGCGACCCATCGCTCACTGGTCGAGCTGATGGTGGAGATGGAGCGCCGCTTCTCCGGGGAGCGCGAGCAGTCGGTCTTCGCCGGGGTCGAACTGTCCCTGCGGCGGATGTCGGCGGCCAATCGGGAGCGGGCGCTGGTGTTGGGGGTCTTTCATGGCGGGGTTCAACTGGTCGTGCTGCGCCTGATGATGGGCTGGGAGGAGGCGGAGTGCGCCGCGCTGGGGGACGAGCTAATCGGGACCGGGCTCGCGACGGCCGACCCCTACAACCATCTGACGCTCAATCCCGCGCTCTGCCCCTACCTGAGACGGCGGCTGGACCCGGCCAGACTTGAGTCACTGACCGCCGGTTGGGGCCGGGCCATGGGCCAGTATGTCGGGTTCCTCGAGCAGCAGCAGCACCAGAACACCGAGGTCGCGGCGACCCTGACCGGGCTGGAGTTGCCGAACCTGTTCGCCCTGCTGGATCAGGTGCGGGCGGCCGGGGATGCGGCGGCGACCATTGACCTCACGACCTCGCTCTACAGCCTGCTGCGATGGCTCGGCCGGCCGCGCCTGCTCGGGCTCGTCGGGCAGGTGCGCGATGCCGCCGCCTTGGCCCTGGGCGATGGCTCGACCCATGCCGGCTTCGAGGCGCAGCGCACCCGCATCGAGCAGCAACTGGCGGCCGGGCGCCTGCGCGAGGCGCTCGCGGGCGCAGAGACCCTGCTCCAGCGCGCCCGGGCGGCGGGTGTCGGCGCCTATCCGGGCGCCGATTACGATCTGGCAATGGCCTGTTTCCTCCTCGCCCGGGTATTGGAGACCGCCGGTGGAGCGGAACCCGCCTTGCCGCTCCTGGCCGAGGCGCGGCAGGGCTTCGAGTCTATCTCGCGGGTCCGGGACGAAAAGGCGGCCGAGGGCATGACGTCCGCCTGCATCACCGAACGCGGCGACTGTCTGCTTAGCCTGGGCCGGCTCGACGAGGCGGCGACCGCGTATGAGGAGGGCATCTGCCGGGATGAACAACGCGGGGCCGACCGGGATGTCGCCATCGGAAAGCTCCAGCTTGGGACCGTCCGGCTGCAGCAGGGCCGGTACCCGGAGGCACTGGCGGCCTATGCGGATGCGCGCGAGCGGTTCACGCAGTTGGACGAACCGGGCACCGTTGCCACTGCCTGGCACCAGACCGGCATGGCGTCTCAGGAGGCGGGGGAGCCGGAGGCGGCGGAGGATGCCTACCGAAATTCGCTCGCCATCGAGGTGCGGCTCGGCGATGTCGCCGGGCAGGCGGACACGCTGGGGCAGTTGGGGAACCTATACAACGATGTCCTCGACCGCCCCGAGGAGGCGGTCGCCTTCTACCGTCAGGCGGCGGACAAGTATGTCGAGATCGGCGATCCGGCCAAGGAGGGCGCGGCAAGGAACAATCTCGCCTTGGCCCTGCGCGGGCTGCGCCGTTTCGACGAGGCGCGCCGGGAGGTCCGCCGGGCGATCGAATGCAAGGCGCCATTCGGACACGCATCCGAGCACTGGACGACCTGGGGCATCCTCGCCGACCTGGAGACGGACGCCGGGGACCCCGGCGCCGCCGCCGAGGCCAGGGGCAAGGCCATCGACGCCTACCTCGCCTACCGCCGCGACGGCGGGGAGAACCACGACGGCCCCGGCCGGCTCGCACTCGCCGTGACCCAGCCCCTGCTCGCCGGTGACCCGGCCGCCGCGGCCTCCCTGCTCCAGCAGTTCGCCGCCCGTCCGGCCCTGCCCGAAGCGCTCCGACCCTTCATCCAGTCCCTCCAGGCCATCTGCTCCGGCAGCCGCGACCGCGCCCTCGCCGCGACCCCGGGGCTTGACTACACCATGGCCGCCGAGTGCCTGCTCCTGATCGAGACCCTGGAAGCGGCCGGCCGCTGA